A single window of Streptomyces xanthii DNA harbors:
- a CDS encoding phosphatase PAP2 family protein, translating into MAASGPLLGPDERLGDALRTTSAIPSGPAEFFADLGNLPVALPVLAAALAFVTWRARSWRPAAIAVPAMALVPALVAPLQSLIARPGPPPMAPGTGFYPSGHAATAAVAYGLCALLLRPHLSARPRRALLAACAALNLAVGLGLVRQGYHWPLDVLGSWLLSLALLDVCAWAWTRVRVRAQASHL; encoded by the coding sequence GTGGCGGCCTCCGGCCCGCTCCTCGGACCCGACGAGCGCCTCGGCGATGCGCTGCGCACCACGTCCGCGATCCCTTCCGGACCCGCCGAGTTCTTCGCCGACCTGGGCAATCTCCCGGTCGCCCTGCCGGTCCTCGCGGCGGCCCTCGCGTTCGTCACCTGGCGCGCCCGCAGTTGGCGTCCCGCCGCGATCGCCGTCCCTGCCATGGCTCTGGTCCCGGCCCTCGTCGCCCCGCTCCAGTCCCTGATCGCCCGCCCCGGCCCTCCGCCGATGGCCCCCGGGACCGGCTTCTACCCCTCGGGCCACGCGGCGACGGCGGCGGTCGCGTACGGCCTGTGCGCGCTCCTCCTGCGCCCTCACCTCTCCGCACGCCCGCGCCGCGCGCTCCTCGCCGCCTGCGCCGCGCTGAACCTCGCGGTGGGCCTCGGCCTGGTCCGTCAGGGCTATCACTGGCCCCTCGACGTCCTCGGCAGCTGGCTGCTCTCGCTCGCGCTGCTCGACGTCTGCGCGTGGGCGTGGACGCGCGTCCGGGTACGGGCCCAGGCCAGTCACCTCTGA
- a CDS encoding DUF1028 domain-containing protein, whose amino-acid sequence MTFSLVVRDGGRFGIAVSSSSPAVAARVAHLRPGVGAAASQNVTDPTLGPDLLDELAEHGDPERALEAVTGHPRNEKSIQYRQLTVLGRTGPGFAFSGEWTLGTYATATMDGAVAAGNMLSGTHVPGVMLDAFAAAAGELEERLVVAMRAALDAGGEEGPVHSAGLAVVADAGWRVTDLRVDWAEDPVDRLAELVDVWLPQRDDYVRRGLDPESAPSYGVPGDL is encoded by the coding sequence GTGACGTTCTCCCTGGTGGTGCGTGACGGCGGGCGCTTCGGCATCGCGGTCAGCTCGTCGAGCCCCGCGGTCGCCGCGCGCGTCGCCCATCTGCGGCCGGGCGTCGGCGCGGCCGCGTCGCAGAACGTCACCGACCCCACGCTGGGCCCCGACCTCCTCGACGAACTCGCGGAGCACGGCGACCCGGAGCGCGCCCTGGAGGCGGTCACCGGGCACCCGCGCAACGAGAAGAGCATCCAGTACCGGCAGTTGACGGTCCTCGGCCGCACCGGCCCCGGCTTCGCCTTCAGCGGTGAGTGGACCCTCGGCACGTACGCGACGGCGACCATGGACGGCGCGGTGGCCGCGGGCAACATGCTCTCCGGGACACATGTCCCCGGCGTCATGCTGGACGCCTTCGCCGCCGCCGCGGGCGAGCTCGAGGAGCGTCTGGTCGTCGCGATGCGCGCCGCGCTCGACGCCGGAGGCGAGGAGGGGCCCGTGCACTCCGCCGGGCTCGCGGTCGTCGCCGACGCCGGCTGGCGGGTCACCGACCTGCGCGTGGACTGGGCCGAGGACCCGGTCGACCGGCTCGCCGAGCTGGTGGACGTCTGGCTTCCGCAGCGCGACGACTACGTGCGGCGCGGTCTCGACCCGGAGTCGGCTCCGTCGTACGGCGTGCCGGGGGACCTGTGA
- the gabT gene encoding 4-aminobutyrate--2-oxoglutarate transaminase: MSDIPQERRVVTAIPGPKSQELQQRRVAAVAAGVGSTLPVFTARVDRGIIEDVDGNRLIDFGSGIAVTSVGASAEAVVRRASAQLQDFTHTCFMVTPYEGYVAVAEALAELTPGDHAKKSALFNSGAEAVENAVKIARAYTKRTAVVVFDHGYHGRTNLTMGMTAKNMPYKHGFGPFAPEVYRVPVAYGYRWPTGAENAGPEAAAQAIDTITKQVGAENVAAIVIEPVLGEGGFIEPAKGFLPEIVKFANDNGIVFVADEIQSGFCRTGQWFACEDEGIVPDLITTAKGIAGGLPLAAVTGRAEIMDAAHAGGLGGTYGGNPVACAGALGAIETMKELDLNAKAKEIEATMKARLTAMQEKFAVIGDIRGRGAMIAIELVKDPATKEPHPEAAAALAKACHAEGVLVLTCGTYGNVLRFLPPLVIGQDLLNEGLDVIENAFAAL, from the coding sequence ATGAGCGACATCCCGCAGGAGCGCCGCGTCGTCACCGCCATCCCCGGCCCGAAGTCGCAGGAGCTGCAGCAGCGCCGCGTCGCCGCGGTCGCCGCGGGCGTGGGCTCCACGCTGCCGGTCTTCACCGCCCGCGTGGACCGCGGCATCATCGAGGACGTCGACGGCAACCGTCTGATCGACTTCGGTTCCGGCATCGCCGTGACCTCGGTCGGCGCCTCCGCCGAGGCCGTGGTCCGCCGCGCCTCCGCGCAGCTCCAGGACTTCACCCACACCTGTTTCATGGTCACGCCGTACGAGGGCTACGTGGCCGTCGCCGAGGCGCTGGCCGAGCTCACGCCGGGTGACCACGCGAAGAAGTCGGCCCTGTTCAACTCGGGCGCCGAGGCCGTCGAGAACGCCGTCAAGATCGCCCGCGCGTACACCAAGCGCACCGCGGTCGTCGTCTTCGACCACGGCTACCACGGCCGTACCAACCTCACCATGGGCATGACGGCGAAGAACATGCCGTACAAGCACGGCTTCGGCCCGTTCGCCCCCGAGGTCTACCGCGTCCCGGTCGCCTACGGCTACCGCTGGCCGACCGGCGCCGAGAACGCCGGCCCGGAGGCCGCCGCCCAGGCGATCGACACCATCACCAAGCAGGTCGGCGCCGAGAACGTCGCCGCGATCGTCATCGAGCCGGTCCTCGGCGAGGGCGGCTTCATCGAGCCGGCCAAGGGCTTCCTGCCGGAGATCGTGAAGTTCGCCAACGACAACGGCATCGTCTTCGTCGCGGACGAGATCCAGTCCGGCTTCTGCCGCACCGGCCAGTGGTTCGCCTGTGAGGACGAGGGCATCGTCCCCGACCTGATCACGACCGCCAAGGGCATCGCGGGCGGTCTGCCGCTCGCCGCCGTGACGGGCCGCGCCGAGATCATGGACGCCGCGCACGCGGGCGGCCTCGGCGGCACCTACGGCGGCAACCCGGTGGCCTGCGCCGGTGCGCTCGGCGCCATCGAGACGATGAAGGAGCTCGACCTCAACGCCAAGGCGAAGGAGATCGAGGCCACGATGAAGGCCCGCCTGACGGCGATGCAGGAGAAGTTCGCCGTCATCGGCGACATCCGCGGCCGCGGCGCGATGATCGCCATCGAGCTCGTGAAGGACCCGGCCACCAAGGAGCCGCACCCGGAGGCCGCCGCCGCGCTCGCCAAGGCCTGCCACGCGGAGGGCGTCCTCGTCCTCACCTGCGGCACCTACGGCAACGTGCTGCGTTTCCTGCCGCCGCTCGTCATCGGCCAGGACCTGCTCAACGAGGGTCTCGACGTCATCGAGAACGCCTTCGCGGCGCTCTGA
- a CDS encoding aminotransferase family protein, producing MTHDAAELARLDRAHIIHPYLPGSATERVVMTEGSGCRLTDSEGRGYLDATGGLWLAQVGHGREDLADVAHEQMKKLEYFTSFWEFSNDRAIALAARLAGIAPDPLNHVYFTSGGSEGNEAAIKMARYYHHRRGDTDRTWILARSKAYHGIGYGGGSATGFPLYHEGFAPMMPHVSHLTPPWPYRSDLYGGEASTPEQVTDFLIRELEERIAEIGPDKIAAMIGEPIMGVGGMLVPPADYWPRVREVLDRHGILLIFDEVVTAYGRVGQWFAAQHFGVTPDIIVTAKGITSGYVPLGALLVADRVAEVLLRDHGFPMGYTYNGHPVATAVALANLDIIEKEGLLGRATSMGAFLHAELQAQLGDLPIVGEIRSVGMMLAVELVEDRETRVPLPLDPANMPHDVIRRETGVIVRDSAHSLVLSPPLIMTEAEAKEAASALRGVLERTAPTGEIRGA from the coding sequence ATGACCCACGACGCAGCCGAACTCGCCCGCCTCGACCGGGCGCACATCATCCACCCGTACCTGCCGGGCAGCGCGACCGAGCGCGTCGTCATGACCGAGGGCTCCGGCTGCCGGCTGACCGACTCCGAGGGCCGCGGCTACCTCGACGCGACCGGCGGCCTGTGGCTCGCCCAGGTCGGTCACGGCCGCGAGGACCTGGCGGACGTCGCCCACGAGCAGATGAAGAAGCTGGAGTACTTCACCAGCTTCTGGGAGTTCTCCAACGACCGCGCCATCGCGCTCGCCGCCCGCCTCGCCGGGATCGCGCCCGACCCGCTCAACCACGTGTACTTCACGTCGGGCGGCTCCGAGGGCAACGAGGCGGCCATCAAGATGGCCCGCTACTACCACCACCGGCGCGGCGACACCGACCGCACCTGGATCCTCGCGCGCAGCAAGGCGTACCACGGCATCGGCTACGGCGGCGGCTCCGCGACCGGCTTCCCGCTGTACCACGAGGGCTTCGCCCCGATGATGCCGCACGTCAGCCACCTCACCCCGCCGTGGCCCTACCGCTCGGACCTGTACGGCGGCGAGGCCTCCACGCCGGAGCAGGTCACGGACTTCCTGATCCGCGAACTGGAGGAGCGGATCGCGGAGATCGGCCCCGACAAGATCGCGGCCATGATCGGCGAGCCCATCATGGGCGTCGGCGGCATGCTCGTGCCGCCGGCCGACTACTGGCCGCGGGTGCGCGAGGTCCTGGACCGGCACGGCATCCTGCTGATCTTCGACGAGGTCGTCACGGCGTACGGGCGCGTGGGCCAGTGGTTCGCCGCCCAGCACTTCGGTGTCACGCCCGACATCATCGTCACCGCCAAGGGCATCACCTCCGGCTACGTGCCGCTGGGCGCCCTGCTCGTCGCGGACCGGGTCGCCGAGGTGCTGCTGCGCGACCACGGCTTCCCGATGGGCTACACGTACAACGGCCACCCGGTCGCCACGGCGGTCGCCCTCGCGAACCTGGACATCATCGAGAAGGAGGGCCTGCTGGGCCGCGCCACCAGCATGGGCGCCTTCCTGCACGCCGAACTCCAGGCGCAGCTGGGCGATCTGCCGATCGTCGGCGAGATCCGCTCCGTCGGCATGATGCTCGCCGTCGAGCTGGTCGAGGACCGCGAGACGCGCGTGCCACTGCCGCTCGACCCGGCCAACATGCCGCACGACGTGATCCGCCGCGAGACCGGTGTCATCGTCCGCGACTCCGCGCACAGCCTGGTGCTGTCGCCGCCGCTGATCATGACCGAGGCCGAGGCCAAGGAGGCGGCGTCCGCGCTGCGCGGCGTGCTGGAGCGCACCGCGCCCACGGGCGAGATCCGCGGGGCCTGA
- a CDS encoding M20 family metallopeptidase, with amino-acid sequence MRRLKEASRAVVAEHADALIALSERLHADPETAWEEHRAAAAVPALLERAGFDVTASYLGLDTAFHARFGSGPVRIALCAEYDALPGLGHACGHNLIAGSAVGAALGLAAVADEAGLTVEVYGTPAEEGGGGKIELLDRGAFQDVDLAMMVHPAPVDVAEARPFAVSHSKIAYTGKSAHAAAYPEAGVNAADAFTVAQVAIGLLRQQLPPSARVHGVVTHAGDAPNAIPERATGRWYVRAETLAELAELEPRVMRAFEAGALATGCELSVEAESKPYAEFRADEGALAQYRANAVALGREFAPPGQAARMNRASTDMGNVSLVVPAIHPYIGIGSLPATNHQREFAAHCVGGLAERALLDGAMALAWTGIDRAAGRVATETGHGRKGRS; translated from the coding sequence ATGCGGCGGCTCAAGGAGGCGTCCCGGGCGGTCGTCGCGGAGCACGCGGACGCGCTGATCGCCCTGTCGGAGCGGCTGCACGCCGACCCGGAGACGGCGTGGGAGGAGCACCGGGCGGCGGCCGCCGTGCCCGCGCTCCTGGAGCGCGCCGGCTTCGACGTGACCGCGTCCTACCTGGGGCTCGACACCGCGTTCCACGCCCGGTTCGGCAGCGGCCCGGTGCGGATCGCGCTGTGCGCGGAGTACGACGCGCTGCCCGGCCTGGGCCACGCGTGCGGGCACAACCTCATCGCCGGGAGCGCGGTGGGCGCCGCCCTGGGCCTGGCCGCCGTCGCCGACGAGGCGGGGCTCACCGTCGAGGTGTACGGGACCCCGGCCGAGGAGGGCGGCGGCGGCAAGATCGAGCTGCTCGACCGGGGCGCCTTCCAGGACGTGGACCTCGCGATGATGGTCCACCCGGCGCCCGTCGACGTGGCCGAGGCCCGGCCCTTCGCGGTCAGTCACTCGAAGATCGCGTACACGGGGAAGTCGGCGCACGCCGCGGCCTACCCCGAGGCGGGGGTCAACGCGGCCGACGCGTTCACCGTCGCCCAGGTCGCGATCGGACTGCTGCGCCAGCAACTCCCGCCGTCGGCCCGGGTGCACGGCGTCGTCACGCACGCCGGTGACGCGCCGAACGCCATCCCGGAGCGGGCCACGGGCCGCTGGTACGTACGGGCCGAGACGCTCGCCGAGCTCGCGGAGCTCGAACCGCGCGTGATGCGGGCGTTCGAGGCCGGCGCGCTCGCGACCGGCTGCGAGCTGAGCGTCGAGGCGGAGAGCAAGCCGTACGCGGAGTTCCGCGCGGACGAGGGCGCGCTGGCCCAGTACCGGGCGAACGCGGTGGCGCTGGGCCGGGAGTTCGCCCCGCCCGGTCAGGCGGCGCGCATGAACCGCGCGTCGACCGACATGGGCAACGTGTCGCTGGTGGTGCCCGCGATCCATCCGTACATCGGCATCGGCTCGCTGCCCGCGACCAACCACCAGCGGGAGTTCGCCGCGCACTGCGTCGGCGGCCTCGCCGAACGGGCGCTGCTCGACGGCGCTATGGCCCTGGCGTGGACGGGCATCGACCGGGCCGCGGGTAGGGTCGCCACGGAAACGGGACACGGGCGCAAGGGTCGGTCATGA
- a CDS encoding flavin-containing monooxygenase, whose translation MSSEATEVVVVGAGQAGVAMSEHLGAHGIPHLVLERDRIAERWRTGRWDSLVANGPAWHDRFPGMEFADVEPGAFAGKDQVAEYFAAYAEKIGAPVRCGVEVTSVRQHAGRPGFRVETSAGSIDARYVVAATGPFQRPVFPPIVPDDAVPVQIHSNAYRNPGQLPEGAVLVVGAGSSGVQIADELRRSGRRVFLSVGPHDRPPRSYRGRDFCWWLGVLGLWDAETPPQGAEHVTIAVSGARGGHTVDFRTLAADGIELLGMTQAYEDGVLSIAPDLAGNIAAGDEKYLALLRAADAYVERNGLDLPEEPGAHVLGPEPACVTEPRDRLDLAEAGVTSIVWATGYTADYGWLQVDAFDEKGRPAQRRGVSAEPGVYFLGLPWLSRRGSSFIWGVWHDARHVADHIAIQRGYLAHDATASVTHQD comes from the coding sequence ATGTCGAGTGAAGCGACCGAAGTGGTCGTCGTCGGGGCCGGACAGGCCGGGGTGGCCATGAGCGAGCACCTGGGGGCCCACGGCATCCCGCACCTGGTGCTCGAACGGGACCGGATCGCGGAGCGGTGGCGCACCGGGCGGTGGGACTCCCTCGTCGCCAACGGACCCGCGTGGCACGACCGGTTTCCGGGGATGGAGTTCGCGGACGTCGAGCCCGGTGCGTTCGCCGGCAAGGACCAGGTCGCGGAGTACTTCGCCGCGTACGCCGAGAAGATCGGCGCGCCCGTGCGCTGCGGCGTCGAGGTGACCTCGGTGCGGCAGCACGCCGGGCGGCCCGGGTTCCGGGTCGAGACGTCCGCGGGGAGCATCGACGCGCGCTACGTCGTGGCCGCCACCGGCCCGTTCCAGCGGCCGGTGTTCCCGCCGATCGTGCCGGACGACGCCGTCCCCGTGCAGATCCACTCGAACGCGTACCGCAATCCCGGGCAGCTGCCCGAGGGCGCGGTCCTCGTGGTCGGCGCCGGGTCGTCCGGGGTGCAGATCGCCGACGAGCTGCGCCGGTCCGGGCGCCGCGTCTTCCTGTCCGTCGGTCCGCACGACCGTCCGCCGCGCTCGTACCGCGGCCGCGACTTCTGCTGGTGGCTCGGGGTGCTCGGGCTGTGGGACGCGGAGACGCCGCCGCAGGGGGCCGAGCACGTGACCATCGCGGTCAGCGGCGCGCGGGGCGGCCACACCGTGGACTTCCGCACGCTCGCCGCCGACGGGATCGAGCTCCTCGGCATGACCCAGGCGTACGAGGACGGCGTGCTGAGCATCGCCCCGGACCTCGCCGGGAACATCGCCGCCGGCGACGAGAAGTACCTCGCGCTGCTGCGCGCCGCCGACGCGTACGTGGAGCGCAACGGTCTGGACCTGCCCGAGGAGCCCGGAGCGCACGTCCTCGGCCCGGAACCGGCCTGCGTGACCGAGCCCCGGGACCGGCTCGACCTGGCCGAGGCCGGGGTCACCTCGATCGTGTGGGCCACCGGGTACACCGCCGACTACGGCTGGCTCCAGGTCGACGCGTTCGACGAGAAGGGCCGGCCCGCGCAGCGGCGCGGCGTGTCCGCCGAGCCCGGCGTGTACTTCCTGGGCCTGCCCTGGCTCTCGCGCCGCGGCTCCAGCTTCATCTGGGGCGTCTGGCACGACGCCCGGCACGTCGCCGATCACATCGCGATCCAGCGCGGCTACCTCGCCCACGACGCCACAGCATCCGTAACCCACCAGGACTGA
- a CDS encoding RidA family protein, protein MTSSSHAAPIVAGGHTRVRPFNTRDTYPEQSLDNDLCQAVVAGNTVYVRGQIGQNLDTSESVGIGDAEAQAEQAMANIKMLLEESGARMEHLVKLTIYLVDPRYREAVYRTVGRWTKGVHPISTGLVVSALARPEWLCEIDAIAVIPGGEGA, encoded by the coding sequence ATGACCTCCAGCAGCCACGCCGCGCCGATCGTCGCCGGCGGACACACCCGCGTCCGCCCGTTCAACACCCGTGACACCTATCCCGAGCAGAGCCTCGACAACGACCTGTGCCAGGCGGTCGTCGCCGGGAACACCGTGTACGTGCGCGGGCAGATCGGCCAGAACCTCGACACCAGCGAGTCCGTGGGCATCGGCGACGCCGAGGCCCAGGCCGAGCAGGCCATGGCCAACATCAAGATGCTGCTCGAAGAGTCCGGTGCCCGCATGGAGCACCTGGTCAAGCTGACGATCTACCTCGTCGACCCGCGCTACCGCGAGGCCGTGTACCGGACGGTGGGCCGCTGGACCAAGGGCGTCCACCCCATCTCCACGGGCCTGGTCGTCTCCGCGCTCGCCCGGCCGGAGTGGCTGTGCGAGATCGACGCGATCGCCGTGATCCCGGGTGGTGAGGGCGCGTGA
- a CDS encoding aldehyde dehydrogenase family protein, protein MTTYSHWRQRAAELVPRTRLFIDGAWSDPTGDTGYVPTVNPATGKTVAEVAAASAADVDRAVAAARTSFEDGRWSRTAPAERRRVLLALSRLIEENAEELALCDTLDMGKPIAESYGTDVPGAAGVLAWYAEAVDKLYDEVAPAPPGNLALVRRAPLGVVGAVVPWNFPLDIAVWKLAPALAAGNSVVLKPAEQSPLSALRLAELAAEAGLPDGVLNVVPGPGEVTGRALGLHPDVDTLVFTGSTAVAKRFLGYAAESNMKQVWPEAGGKSPNVVFADADLAAAAERAAWGFLYNTGQVCSANTRLLVEASVAEEFTARVAEHARGWLPGDPLDPATRLGPLVDEAQAERIVAAVAASGGTVVCGGTRPDREGAYVDPTVVTGLAADAPLVRDELFGPVLTVLPFHDEAEAVRLANDSVYGLAASVWTRDLARAHRVSDALTAGTVSVNTVDALSPFTPFGGFKQSGHGRDLSLHSFDKYTGRKTTWIAYG, encoded by the coding sequence ATGACGACGTACTCGCACTGGCGGCAGCGCGCCGCCGAGCTCGTGCCGCGCACGCGCCTGTTCATCGACGGAGCCTGGAGCGACCCCACGGGTGACACCGGGTACGTCCCGACCGTGAACCCGGCGACCGGCAAGACCGTCGCCGAGGTCGCCGCCGCCTCCGCGGCGGACGTGGACCGGGCGGTGGCCGCGGCGCGGACCTCGTTCGAGGACGGCCGCTGGTCGCGCACCGCTCCGGCGGAGCGCCGGCGCGTCCTGCTCGCCCTGTCCCGGCTGATCGAGGAGAACGCCGAGGAGCTCGCCCTGTGCGACACCCTCGACATGGGCAAGCCGATCGCCGAGTCGTACGGCACGGACGTGCCCGGCGCCGCCGGTGTCCTCGCCTGGTACGCCGAGGCCGTCGACAAGCTCTACGACGAGGTCGCCCCGGCGCCGCCCGGGAACCTGGCGCTGGTCCGCCGGGCCCCGCTCGGCGTGGTCGGCGCGGTCGTGCCGTGGAACTTCCCGCTGGACATCGCGGTCTGGAAGCTGGCGCCCGCCCTGGCCGCCGGCAACAGCGTGGTCCTCAAGCCCGCCGAGCAGTCGCCCCTGTCGGCCCTGCGCCTGGCCGAGCTGGCCGCCGAGGCGGGACTGCCCGACGGCGTGCTCAACGTGGTGCCGGGCCCCGGCGAGGTGACCGGCCGCGCGCTCGGGCTGCACCCGGACGTGGACACCCTCGTCTTCACCGGCTCCACGGCCGTCGCCAAGCGCTTCCTCGGCTACGCGGCCGAGTCGAACATGAAGCAGGTCTGGCCGGAGGCCGGCGGCAAGAGCCCGAACGTCGTCTTCGCGGACGCCGACCTCGCGGCCGCCGCCGAGCGCGCCGCCTGGGGCTTCCTCTACAACACCGGGCAGGTCTGCTCCGCCAACACCCGCCTGCTGGTGGAGGCCTCGGTCGCCGAGGAGTTCACCGCCAGGGTGGCCGAGCACGCGCGCGGCTGGCTGCCCGGCGACCCCCTGGACCCGGCCACCCGGCTCGGACCGCTCGTCGACGAGGCGCAGGCCGAACGGATCGTCGCGGCGGTCGCGGCCTCGGGCGGCACCGTCGTGTGCGGCGGCACCCGCCCCGACCGCGAGGGCGCCTACGTCGACCCGACGGTCGTCACCGGCCTCGCCGCGGACGCCCCGCTGGTCCGTGACGAGCTGTTCGGCCCCGTCCTCACCGTGCTGCCGTTCCACGACGAGGCCGAGGCGGTCCGCCTCGCCAACGACTCCGTGTACGGGCTCGCGGCCAGCGTGTGGACCCGCGACCTCGCCCGCGCGCACCGCGTCTCCGACGCCCTCACCGCCGGCACCGTCTCGGTGAACACCGTGGACGCGCTCAGCCCGTTCACCCCGTTCGGCGGCTTCAAGCAGTCCGGCCACGGACGAGACCTCTCGCTGCACTCCTTCGACAAGTACACCGGCCGGAAGACCACCTGGATCGCCTACGGCTGA
- a CDS encoding LysR family transcriptional regulator gives MTSPVGFTLVQLRYFLVAAERGSMSEASAELHIAQSAVSAAIHNLENDLSAQLFIRRRGKGLTLTPAGERLQHQARELLARAREMEREARGEGDALTGPVTVGCFVTLAPHYVPRLFTECTRRHPGIEVNVVEGETDQLVEALKAGRVDFALAYGLGLATEPELHGETVARAPAYAVVAADHPLAGRGPVQLAELAAEPLVLLDLPHSRDYFRSLLAAAGVSPDVRYRTQSYETVRSLVARGLGFSLLNQRLPITQTYGGGEVAELELRDPGPPLDVRIASVKGVTQTARARAVRDVLRDIARGAGAA, from the coding sequence ATGACATCACCGGTGGGGTTCACCCTCGTTCAGCTGCGCTACTTCCTCGTGGCGGCGGAGCGGGGGTCGATGTCGGAGGCGTCGGCGGAGCTCCACATCGCCCAGTCCGCGGTCTCCGCGGCGATCCACAACCTGGAGAACGACCTGTCGGCGCAGCTGTTCATCCGGCGCCGGGGCAAGGGCCTGACCCTGACCCCGGCCGGGGAGCGGCTGCAGCACCAGGCCCGCGAACTCCTCGCCCGCGCACGGGAGATGGAGCGGGAGGCCCGGGGCGAGGGGGACGCGCTCACCGGCCCGGTGACGGTCGGCTGCTTCGTGACGCTGGCCCCGCACTACGTGCCCCGCCTGTTCACCGAGTGCACCCGGCGCCATCCGGGCATCGAGGTGAACGTGGTGGAGGGCGAGACCGACCAGCTCGTCGAGGCGCTGAAGGCGGGCCGGGTCGACTTCGCGCTCGCCTACGGCCTGGGCCTGGCGACCGAGCCGGAGCTGCACGGCGAGACCGTCGCGCGGGCCCCCGCGTACGCGGTCGTCGCGGCGGACCACCCGCTGGCCGGGCGGGGCCCGGTGCAGTTGGCGGAGCTGGCCGCGGAGCCCCTGGTGCTGCTCGACCTGCCGCACAGCCGCGACTACTTCCGCTCGCTGCTCGCCGCGGCCGGCGTCTCCCCCGACGTGCGCTACCGCACCCAGAGCTACGAGACGGTCCGCTCGCTGGTCGCCCGCGGGCTCGGCTTCTCGCTGCTCAACCAGCGGCTGCCGATCACCCAGACCTACGGCGGCGGCGAGGTCGCCGAGCTGGAGCTGCGCGATCCGGGGCCGCCGCTCGACGTCCGGATCGCGTCGGTGAAGGGCGTGACGCAGACGGCCCGGGCCCGCGCGGTGCGGGACGTGCTGCGGGACATCGCGCGCGGCGCCGGCGCGGCCTGA
- a CDS encoding TetR/AcrR family transcriptional regulator, with protein MGKVGRPRNQTARREALVTAAGRAIAQRGLEGLRIKDIADEAGVSQGSVLYYYPELDDLVLEVHRGAVESFLASRQQAYEDAPAGDAVARLRALVASGLPDSTENAVHGLLYELHRRAGRSPGHAELMTSLYAREVALYTTALEVGAATGAFTLGASARDLAHGLVAMEDGYGLHIISHNAAVRPESARALILAHARAITGCAAL; from the coding sequence ATGGGGAAAGTGGGCAGGCCGAGGAACCAGACGGCACGCAGAGAGGCACTCGTCACCGCGGCGGGACGGGCCATCGCGCAGCGCGGACTCGAGGGCCTGCGGATCAAGGACATCGCCGACGAGGCGGGCGTCTCGCAGGGCTCGGTGCTGTACTACTACCCCGAGCTCGACGACCTCGTCCTCGAGGTGCACCGCGGCGCCGTGGAGAGCTTCCTGGCCTCACGCCAGCAGGCCTACGAGGACGCCCCGGCCGGCGACGCCGTGGCCCGCCTGCGGGCGCTGGTCGCCAGCGGCCTGCCGGACAGCACGGAGAACGCCGTGCACGGACTCCTCTACGAGCTGCACCGGCGCGCCGGCCGCAGCCCCGGCCACGCCGAACTCATGACCTCGCTCTACGCCCGCGAGGTCGCGCTCTACACCACGGCGCTCGAAGTCGGCGCCGCCACCGGCGCGTTCACCCTCGGCGCGAGCGCCCGCGACCTCGCCCACGGGCTCGTCGCGATGGAGGACGGGTACGGACTGCACATCATCAGCCACAACGCGGCGGTGCGGCCCGAGAGCGCCCGCGCGCTGATCCTGGCCCACGCACGGGCGATCACGGGCTGCGCCGCGCTCTGA